The nucleotide window GATGACTCTTCTGTTTTTGGAGTacgaaaaattgacaaaaattatatGCTCCCGGACTATGAAGTCTAGTCAATCAGATTTCAGTATTCTGTAAATGAGCACGATTATTTGAATCATTCAGTTCGAAAAATGGGACTGTTTTTAAAGACGTTATCTACGAATTGCGTCATTGCATTCAGACCGATAACGAATTTCAGAACCAAAAACTTttctgttttaattaaaaatcttatttcAGCAATGATGTTCATCTACTGTACCATTCATTCTGAAAAAACACGCCCAAAAATATGAATACTACCCTGGATTATCAAATGTCAAAACTATGTCTATAATTTAGCTGTACACAACACATGCTTGAAAGtttaaaagatttgaatttcGTATATAAGCTTTTGGCATAGATGGAACGCGATAATGCACCAGTTGAATTTAGCTACTACGAGGCCAGTTGCAGTTAGCATAGTACCCTTTCCATTCTCCTCAAGAATAAGaaagtgtttttattttttgattcgCAGCGAGTTACTACTATTCATAccacaacaacgaaaaatgtaGCAACCATTGCtatttgtttgttattttctCACATGAAGCGCACACCTAATTTTTCGTCTTACATTTTGTTTCGAATAGTGAGTTGAGTGAGTTCCAGTAATATAAAATGGAGAATTCAATTGACCTGCATGAATCGAACGATACCGAAATATCTGGGGGACCATCTTTGTTGCTGTTAAACAACGATTGTTTGATTCGAATATTCAAATGTGTCGAACTGCTGGACCTCGTGAATTTATCAAGAACATGTGTTCGATTCAAGAACATTGCTGCCGATACATTCAATCCTCGGTTCAAGATGGTTACAATAAACGACATTTGCAATTCCCCGGAGCCGTATCCCCCCTTGAAGGTAACGGAACAGCAATTTTCCAGAATTCTTTCGCTGATCGGATGGCGTGTGCAATCTGTTGAAATCTATGAAGGATGcaattacatttttcgcaaagtAACAAGCAAATGCAAGAATGTGACGAGCTTATCGTTGCGTTTCATAGACCATCCGGTATTGTCCCTTGGAACGTGTCCACATTTACAAGAGTTTAACAAGTTGAAGGAATTGAGAATCATCGAATGTGAAATAGCTAAGGATGTTCTACGCCAAATCTTCTTGCACAATCCCGATATTGAAACTATAGAATGTGATTGGGCGTACAAGGGATTCGTGAAGCTGTTGAAACTTTTACCGAAACTTAAGCAGCTGCATCTTGACTCCATACAAGGACTGGGAGTCAATCACTCTCCGAATTTATTTCATCTGAAGGAAGTGAACGATTTCACGTTCTATTGCAGtgaaaattgcaataaattcATTACTCAATTGGCGACGAAATGGACCTTAGTGTCACTTAACGTCACATGCGATGCTGACGACGAAACATTCGAGCTgttgaaattgtttgaaaatttggaatatTTAGAAATTGCCAACAAGACGAGCAAATGCATTGTGCCTGAAAGTACGatttttccatcaaaattGAAACGCATTGGTTTCTGTTGTATTGGATTAACGCTTCGAAAGCTAGCGTCAATAGTCGACGAAACAAAAATGCtcgaagaaattattttgagaTCGCAATGTCTAATCGAATTTTCTGGTAAGTGTTTCTGTGAATTCCACCAACCAACCATTCAGCTTTTAAAATTCACTAAATTCGACAGCTGATCAGGAAGCCGAGATATTTTCTGGGATTGTTGCTGCGTTCAGTCCATTGGCGCAGATTCAACAGCGTACTCTCAAAGTACAGTACTGTCCCAATGACGGTTGGAGTAATAATCGACCGAAGGTAAGTGATTGAACCAATGACATAAAATCAAAGATCGAAATCAAATACTCAGCACGGTGAGCATACGATACGTTGCGCCTTATCAACGGACTTTTCAGACTTTAATATGACCAAAGAGATCGCATCAGATGCCCCTTAACAGAATTTTGCATCTTCCCTTGCCTACCGAGACTTTCACGTTGAGTGAATTTCGATGTAAATTCAACTGAAATTTGCATTGAATCAAAGACTTTGTTGCGGCCTCAGGATACTACGTCACATGGGTAGTATAGGACTGGCCACCTTTAGTTGCTACGTAGTATCCCTTTGAGACGTGAGCATGTAGAACAATTCGAATTTAACGCTTAGTTCTGGTGCGTAAGATAAAAAGTTAATCAATTTTGAGGGAAACACCAAGGATTAATTGATGAATACGAATGGAAATCCTACTAGaagatgaatgaatgaatttctgATGTTTTTCCGACGATTAATAAAAGACGACAAATTTGGTTCAACGATCTTTTGCTCGAATCATCAAGTTTGAACTCCTCCACCAATCAATGAATTTTGCGAcgatttttttggaaacagTATACCGAATGCAGATAAAGTTAACATGAATGAAGTAGAACAGGCCATTTATGACAGAATAATCTCGGATTCAGTTTGTATATGTAGATCGCATTGTTAATTATACATTTACTATTCAGCACCCATCATCGAAAACACTGAGATATTGGTGAATCTCTCAGGAGATCGGATGACTTATTGGTGAATCTCTCAGGGGATCTTTTGAATATGTACTCTGAACATAAATGTTGTAGTTAGTCGGACTGTACGCCAATTGAGGGTCAGCTCCTTGTGTGATTGTCCTTTACCACTTACCTGGTTGGCCTAGCGGTATCAAGGATGCATAGTGATTGAAatacatcgctcgctgggtaTAGTGAAGTCGGAGTCGGAGTCGGAGTTCTGGTGCGTAAGATAACCTCAGAGATAAATCTCGAAATGTCCTGCACTAGAAAACATCCAACGAAGTTGGTCAATCACATCGAAACCCAAGCGAATAGAAATGAAActcaaaattaatgaaaattgatgaTAGGACGATACGACTGATTAGGGAAaccataaatgaaaaaaaatctgttgctAAAGCACAACGAGATTAAAAGCGTTGCCCACCATGGTATTTGATTTCGACCTCTGTTTTAATGTCCTTGGATCGAACACCCAAATATCTTTTTGTATTTCAATACTTCTATGACTCTAAAAACTTACAGATTATAAATCACGTTTGCAAACATGAAGATCAACAGTCGTGGGAAGAATGGGCATCGAAACGAACTGCGCTGCGCATCATTTCGTAAATCTGAGAatgattgaattttaattgaatttttattgaattttgacTAACAATAAATAGATTTCATAATGCGACAAAGATATTTCTGCTTCGAAAAATGCAAAGACCAAAATATTTGGCACAGAAAAAGTGCTTTCATTCATCATGGACTGGCATAAAGTTAAATGTTCGTtagccgaaaatatttttttatttctgacGGCCTCAGCATGTCAATTCCATTAGTTACGTCCGGATGAAATGAaaactcaagttatcgtgtgtTTGCTGTCTTTGGTCTCGCGGTTTCGGTAAACGAAATTCCCACAAAAAGTCGGCTTTTTCGTTTCATTCCGCGTACGCATTAAAGAACCaacgaaaaaattgtaaaacccTTAGTGTTCTGACGGTAGAGCCTCTATATGAAGAGCTGGACTGAAAGTCATTTGTATAACACCTAAATTCTACGCAATTGTCACACACTTTGCAATTGAGAAGGAAATATTTCACTCATGTTAGgctttattttcaaatttatagaTGAATTCTATGCGATTTTACGCTCAGAGGTGTACCGTAACACTTTATCTATCAGAAGTGAATCACTCTCACTCTCTAATTTAGATAAAAGGCCTTGGGTATATTTGTAAAGCTGAAGGTTTCACCTTTATGataacaataattattttttgtttagtttgttAAAGTGGACGGGTTACAGGTACAGCCAAAGTTCACGAAATGTGacaaatttccataaataaaattcgataactcaaatttttctaaaattttagaatcaacttttttcttatttttgagTTGTCCTCAGCAGTTTGAATCAGTTGAATCTCAAAAACTCtgcccaaaaaaaaaaacgtgctAAATGTACACGAATTTAGAGGAAACCGCCGGTTGATCGCTACACTTGCAAAAATTCACgtcgtaagtgtgcctaaaatttgaattttaagtgaacgattcgatgaaaaagtgaaccgaagagtacatttcaacgcttcattatatgaaattgacgctacgttagaaagaccaccgcacttttcattttgaatttcgaccgcgcttacggcgtgaattgaaaTGTGGTTGTATTGACAGATTATGGCACATAAGATACTAAGCAACAATCCAGAAAGAAATGttcattttcgagaaaaaatttaatatatattacacacttgtcacgaagaagtcgaggcacaaagaagtcgaggcttgccgagagtgatagtgacaagtgtgtactctattttatcatataagcgaaaacgagacaacatagaactgaagtgtaatttttgaattaaacttctagttaagtaattttgacatccgaacaccgcgcgtatgtaataaaatccattacataactcgatataaaaaatgaaaagtctcgttttcgtgtatttattgacctcagcctcggatcaaccaaattcacaccaaaactctacttttcaactttttatacCTTGTTAtgttacagtcaaaggcagtcaattttcagcataaattagcttcagctgtttttcagctgatccatacaaacaatcacaaccgtttatacgtctttataaggttttaccactatcatgcgcgtgcgtgtagcagcttcaaccgtatgaacaaggaaaaccagttttgattgtatgtgtggatcagctgaaaaacagctgaagcaaatttatgctgtaaattgactgcctttgactgtagtAACTATTCACTTTTGCCTTTCATCTAAGCGATACCCTTATTTCGCAACGATCACTACTATGACCATGCAGTACTCATGTaaccagagagatgctaagataccggctgggacgccgtttcgacggagagagatgctaagataacggctgggacgccgtttcgacggatagagggaatttgtcagcctttttcatataacgaatgaaatgtcaaaaatggctgactttttccaaaattggtcggttgtttacaaaataattattttttgactACAGTGATTCGAGAAGCAGAATATGGAAATACGTTTGCATCGGTGTCAAAATTAACGTAAAGGGTTTTATTGCAAGATATTTTCGTATTATCTGAGATATGAGCGTTCAAAAATTGGTCTCCAAAATTGCGTTTTTCAATTCGGAAATTGTGTACGAATACTGAAtctgatttataaataaatggacTTATGTTCATTCTGATCCAACAAGGATCATGTtagcaatttatttcattaaaattggtgatgctggaagtataaaaaaaatctgtggttatgtctttttcaatttgacagCTGGTCGCATACGGTTTTTTCAGAAATGATAGACAAATTCCTCcatccgtcgaaacggcgtcccagcctCTATGGTTGCTACTATTCATACTACAACAACGAACAATGTAGCAACCATTGCtatttgtttgttattttctCACATGAAGCGCACACCTAATTTTTCGTCTTACATTTTGTTTCGAATAGTGAGTTGAGTGAGTTCCAGTAATATAAAATGGAGAATTCAATTGACCTGCATGAATCGAACGATACCGAAATATCTGGGGGACCATCTTTGTTGCTGTTAAACAACGATTGTTTGATTCGAATATTCAAATGTGTCGAACTGCTGGACCTCGTGAATTTATCAAGAACATGTGTTCGATTCAAGAATATTGCCACCGATACATTCAATCCTCGGTTCAAGATTGTTACAATAAACGACATTTCCGACTGCGATTACCCGGAGTCATATCCCAGCTTGAAGGTAACGGAGCAGCAATTTTGCACAATTCTTTCAGTGATCGGATGGCGTGTTCAATCAGTTGAAATATATGAAGGATGCGataacatttttcgcaaaataACAAGTAAATGCAAGAATGTGACGAGCTTATCGTTGCTTTTCATAGACCATACGGTATTATCGCTTCGAACGTGTCCCCATTTACAAGAGTTTAACAAGTTGAAGGAATTGAGAATCATCGAATGTGATATAGCTAAGGATGTTCTACGCCAAATCTTCTTACACAATCCCGATATTGAAACTATAGAATGTGATTGGGCGTACAAGGGATTCGTGAAGCTGTTGAAACTTTTACCGAAACTTAAGCAGCTGCATCTTGACTCCATACAAGGACTGGGAGTCAATCACTCTCCGAATTTATTTCATCTGAAGGAAGTGAACGATTTCAAGTTTAATTGCATtgaaaattgcaataaattcATTACTCAATTGGCGACGAAATGGACCTTAGTATCACTTAATGTCACATGCGATACTGACGACGAAACATTCGAGCTGTTgcaattgtttgaaaatttggaatatTTAGAAATTGCCAACATGACGAGCAAATGCATTATGCCTGAACGTACGGTTTTCCCATCAAAATTGAAACGCATTAGTTTCTATAATATTGGATTAACGCTTCGAAAGCTTACGTCAATAgtcgacaaaacaaaaatgctcgAAAACGTCGCTCTGAAAACGCAATGTCTAATCGAATTTTCTGGTAAGTGTTTCTGTGAATTCCACCAACCAACCATTCAACTTTTAAAATGCACTACAGCTGATCAGGAAGCCGATATGATTTTTGGGATTGTTACTGCACTCAGTCCATTGCTGCAGCCTCAACAGCGAAAGTTGAAAGTACGGTACAGTCCCAGTGGCGGTTGGAGTAATAATCGACCGAAGGTAAGTGATTGAACCAATGACATAAAATCAAAGATCGAAATCAAATACTCAGCATGGTGAGCATACGGCGCCTTAGCAACGGACTTTTTAGCCTTTAATGTGATCAGAAAATGGCATCAGATGCCCCTTAACAGAGTTTTTCATCTTCCCAAGGCTACCGTTACGTTCAACTGAAATTTACATTGAGTCAATTACTTTGTTGCGGCCTCAGGATACATCGTCGGTCCCTGGACACTATAGGCCATGTTGAGTTGCTACGTAGTATCCCTTTGAAAGACATATAGAACAATTTGAATGAAGGCTTAGATCTGAT belongs to Bradysia coprophila strain Holo2 chromosome X unlocalized genomic scaffold, BU_Bcop_v1 contig_35, whole genome shotgun sequence and includes:
- the LOC119069441 gene encoding uncharacterized protein LOC119069441, giving the protein MENSIDLHESNDTEISGGPSLLLLNNDCLIRIFKCVELLDLVNLSRTCVRFKNIAADTFNPRFKMVTINDICNSPEPYPPLKVTEQQFSRILSLIGWRVQSVEIYEGCNYIFRKVTSKCKNVTSLSLRFIDHPVLSLGTCPHLQEFNKLKELRIIECEIAKDVLRQIFLHNPDIETIECDWAYKGFVKLLKLLPKLKQLHLDSIQGLGVNHSPNLFHLKEVNDFTFYCSENCNKFITQLATKWTLVSLNVTCDADDETFELLKLFENLEYLEIANKTSKCIVPESTIFPSKLKRIGFCCIGLTLRKLASIVDETKMLEEIILRSQCLIEFSADQEAEIFSGIVAAFSPLAQIQQRTLKVQYCPNDGWSNNRPKIINHVCKHEDQQSWEEWASKRTALRIIS
- the LOC119069442 gene encoding uncharacterized protein LOC119069442, which encodes MENSIDLHESNDTEISGGPSLLLLNNDCLIRIFKCVELLDLVNLSRTCVRFKNIATDTFNPRFKIVTINDISDCDYPESYPSLKVTEQQFCTILSVIGWRVQSVEIYEGCDNIFRKITSKCKNVTSLSLLFIDHTVLSLRTCPHLQEFNKLKELRIIECDIAKDVLRQIFLHNPDIETIECDWAYKGFVKLLKLLPKLKQLHLDSIQGLGVNHSPNLFHLKEVNDFKFNCIENCNKFITQLATKWTLVSLNVTCDTDDETFELLQLFENLEYLEIANMTSKCIMPERTVFPSKLKRISFYNIGLTLRKLTSIVDKTKMLENVALKTQCLIEFSADQEADMIFGIVTALSPLLQPQQRKLKVRYSPSGGWSNNRPKYFYDSENLKIINHICKYEEKKSHEEWASERTSLRIIPTIRKRLNFN